The Sulfurimonas sp. HSL-1716 sequence ATGCTTTAAAAACTGCAAACCCTACGGCTGATCTGAAGCTTCCTCCTCTGAACAAAAATGTTTTAAAAGCCGTTTTAAAAGCCAATGCGGATGTAAGCGATCTTTATGTAAGCGAAGCGGATGTCGTTTTGATCACGGATGCCAAGTTCGTCTTTAACGAGCTTGACAAAAGTATCGATTATGAAGTGCATACGACCATAGAACTTCAAAAGATACTAAAGAACATCTGGAGGGGTGAAAAGTTCTCTCTCGACAGATTGATTAAAAAAGCCAGAACTGAACAGGAAGAGGATTTCAGGTCCGAGTTTAACCTGCTTGTAGAGGAGTGCCAAAAAGCCTCAACCCTGCTGCTGCTGCCAAGAGCAGAGCTTTTGGAGATGGTATATGAACATCTGTTCATATACCTGGACAACACTCTGTCCATCTCTCCAAAGACGCAGAGAAAGATCATTTACGCTTTTAACAAATCTATCCAGGAACAGCTTTTAAAAAGACAGCGCCAGATGCTTCTTGCACGTACGATAAGAGATTTTAAAAATCTTTTTCCGCTTGCACGCTCCATGAAAAGAGAGCTGATACTGCATATCGGACCGACTAACAGCGGAAAGACCTACGAGGCTTTGAAAGTCTTAAAAAATGCGGATACGGGTTATTATCTTGCACCTTTAAGACTCTTGGCGCTGGAAGGGTATGAGGACTTGAACGCAAGCGGTGTGGATGCTTCGCTTATTACGGGAGAGGAACAGCTCATAAATGAAGAAGCGACACATATCAGTTCGACCATAGAGATGCTTAACTTCGATGTCGACGTAGATGTGTGCGTCATCGACGAAGTACAGATGATAGACGACCGCGACCGCGGCTGGGCGTGGGCAAACGCCATCATCGGGGCACCGGCAAAAAAGATCATCATGACGGGTTCGGTCAACGCCAAAGAAGCGATAATCGAGCTTGCCAAGTATCTGGGAGAAAAACTCACCATCGTCGAATTCGAGAGAAAAAACCCTCTCAAGCTGCTCACAACGGCAACCGCTATCGCTGATGTCAGACCTGCGACGGCCATCATCGCATTTTCAAGAAAGGATGTTCTGCGTTTGAAGCAGAACTTCTCACGCAACTTCAAAGTAAGTGTTGTTTACGGAAACCTTTCGCCGGAAGTAAGACGCGAAGAAGCTAGAAGATTCCGTGAAAAAGAGACCGATATTTTAATAGCTACCGATGCGATAGCGATGGGGATGAACCTTCCCATCAAGACCATACTTTTTTCAAAGGTTGTGAAATTCGACGGAGAAAAAGACAGGTTTCTTACCCCTTCGGAAGTGCATCAGATTGCGGGGCGTGCGGGAAGATACGGACTAAACGAAATAGGGTATGTCGGTGCGCTTAAAAACGACGCTTTGCATGTGATAGAAAAAAATATGTCAAAACCCGCCAAAGAGGTGGATATTCCTTTTAAAGTGATGGCAAATCTCGATCATATCAGGCTGGTAGGCTCCATTTTGGAAGAAAATTCGCTGGCAAAGATATTGGAGTTCTTTGTAGAGAACATGAAGTTTGACGGACCCTTTACCGCTGAAAACATAGAAACAATGCTTGAAGCCGCGAAGATAGTCGACGGCTACAATCTCGATATCGCCGAGAAGTATCATCTGGCTTCCGCTCCGCTAACTTTAAAATCACCCTACATCATGGCGTCTTTTGAGCGCTACGTCCACAAACTCGAACAGCGTGAGCCTATCTATTACCTTCCGCCGGAACTCAAAAGCGAGTTTGCAAGCACGATGGACGAGCTGCTTGAGATAGAGGATCGGGTCAAAGAGATCACGCTGTATCTGTGGCTCAGTTACAGATTTGAAGATTTCTTCGTAGATGCGGACAATGCAAGGCATTTCAGGGGTGTTTTAAACAGATATATAGAAAACTCGCTTAAAAACAGCCATTTCGTTCCAAGATGTAAACTCTGTACGAAGCCGCTTCCGCTCAACTCCAATTACGGCATTTGTCAGAGCTGTTTTAGAAAGAACTATAAGCATAAAAGCAGTAAAAGATGAGGGACTGGTATTTTTGCGATTATTATGCTACAATTCGCGTTCAAAAATTTTAAAGAAAGTGGGTGATGTGAATGCCTGGTATCGTATTACGTCATGACGATAATTTTGATGCAGCTTACCGCCGTTTCAAGAAACAAACAGATAGAAATCTGATTGTTACTGAAGCTCGTGCTCGCCGTTTCCATGAAACAGAGACCGAAAAGCGTAAGAAAGACAAAATTAGCGCTCGTAAGAAAATGCTAAAACGTCTTTATATGATGAGACGTTATGAATCACGCCTGTAGTAATTAGCCCTTCGGGGCTTTTTGCTCACCTCTGTAAACTCTCCTTCTGCCAACCGTTTAATCTGATATAATTTTAACGACACCTATAAAAAAGGCTAGACCATTTTTTCAATTAACAATCCATTATCCGAACAGTTTCGCTCATTTTATACAAAAAACAAGTTCGACGACCTTGAAGCAGCACTGGAATATTTCACTGTTTTTGGCGGAGCGGATATCAAGATAGATATCAAAAAACCTCTGTATGAACTTATTGTAGAACATATCCTTACAAACTATAATTTCCTTCATAAGCAGGTCTCTCATCTTGTGGACGTGGAGTACAGTGCAGTGCTTACGGGTCTGGCTATGGGGGATGGACGTATTCATTCCGCATTTAAAAGAGCCAGGATATCCGATGAGAACGCCGGTGAGATTGCTAAAAAGCTGATGGATACCCGCATTGTCAGACTGCTCAGATCAAGAAAACAGTTCACAAGCTGGGTGAATGACGAGAGGATAAGCGACAAGCTTCTTTTCACGACCCCTTTTTTGAGGTTTTGGTTTGCCTTTGTCGCACCGATATTCAAAGGGATCAAAGAGGGTAATTATGACGAGTTCAACCAAAGATATGAGAATAAGATAGCCGAGCTGCGCGAGGCGGTGTTCAAAGAGCTTTCTTTTGAAGTCGTCAAAAAAAGTTTCGCCGATGATGCGATAACCGAGATAGCATCCTATTGGGACAGAGAAACGGAGATCGATCTTTTTGCAAAAACGGTATCTAAAAAAGTGATCGTCGGTTCATGCAGATACACGAATGCAAAGCTCAAAAAGAGCGAGATAGCAAAGCTTCAGGAGCTTTCAAAAAGAGCAAGACTCAAAGCGGATGTTTTCGTTATCGTCGCAAAAAGAGGTTTTTCAAACGAACTGAAATCTTTAAAGAGCGAGAATGTCAGACTTTTTACTCTTAAAAATTTTAAATCTCTGCTTTTGTAACCTGATTTCTGCCTTTTTCTTTTGATGTATACAAGGCAGAATCGGCAGCTTTTATCACATCGTCTATATTTTTTCGGTCACCAAAACAGCTGACGCCGAAACTCGCCGTCAGATGCTTTACATTGTTTGCGAAATGGTAAGCGGCTATTTTGTCTTTTATGTTGTTCGCGACATTTTCCACCTGTTCTATGTTCGTGTTGGGACAGATGATCAAAAACTCTTCTCCGCCCCAGCGGCCTGCTATGTCGGTGGATCTGATACTGTTTTTCAATATTTGAGCGAACTGCTGGAGCACGTAATCTCCCGTTTGATGGCCGTACGTATCGTTTACCTCTTTAAAATGGTCGATATCAAGCATAATGACTCCGCACGGTGTTTTATATCTTGAGAAAAGGTCGTATTGGTATTGCAAGATATCGTCCGTCTTCATCCTATTATAAATGCCCGTCAAAGAATCTGTGACAGATAATCGTTTTAACTCGGCACTGTATTTTTTTAGTCTGAAGTAGTGGTATAAAAACGCCAGAGATATGATCAATATGACAGAAAGCAGTTTGATTATGAAACCGTAGTTCATCTCTTTTGTTTCCTCTACAGAGACCCATTGGTTGTAGATCTCCTGTTTCTCTTTTTCCGAAACCGTATGGACCAGTTTTTCAAATATCGTATGAAGAAGCGGTTCGTCGTTTCTTGTACCTATCGCAAGGGCGACATTCTCGTTTACTCTTGAGGATATTTTTAAAAGCCCGGTAAATTCATGCTGGATTGTATATGCCAGTACCATCAGATTGTCGACATATCCGTAGAGTTCGCCTCTCTCGACTTTTTTCAATCCATCGTGAATATTTTTTACGTCTACGATATCCATATTGGGGTATTTGCGGCGAAGTATCTCACCGATAGCATAACCTCCTACGACGCCGATCTTTTTGTCTTTGAGTGCATAAAAATTGTATGTGTAGGGTTTATCCATTTTTGTAGCGAGAACAAGAGGCAGCTTTATGTACGGATCGGTAAACTGCATGTATTTTAAACGGCTGGGTGTCGAAGATGCGAGAGAGAAGATGTCGCACTTTCTCGTTTTTGCGGCATTGACGCTTTGCTGCCATGTTTTTGTAGGATAAAGTTCTATCTTGATGTCGGATTTTTTTCTGATGAGATTGAAAAAGTCGGCCGCTATACCTATGTGTCTGCCGTCTTTGATCCCTTCAAAAGGCATCCAGTCGGGGTCGGCGCACATCTTGATAGGTCCTTTTGAGATAAGAAAGCTTTTCTCCTCCTTTGTAAGGTCGCTTGCATAATGTTTGTCTTCATAGATAAAGTTGCTAAAATCCAACGCGGTTTCCGTCGATACAAGACCCATCTCTTTGAAATCTTCGGCCATCATCCTTACCCGCACGGGGTCTATACTTCCTATGGGAAAGATGGAAGGAAGAACGGCATGCTGGATCTGATTGGCTTCGAACTCCAACGCTGCACGGGATTTGTGCTGCGTATTATATTTTTTCAAGATGAGGTCTATGATCTCCTCTTTATGCGTCAATGCATACTGCCATCCTCTTATGCTTGCATTTTTGAAATTTTCTACTCTTCTTGGATGGTTTATGAGCTCGTCTCTTGACGTGAAAAGATTGACGTCGTAAAACTCGGTTCCGTAGCTCGAGGGATTAAAGACATTGTACTTTACGCAGGCTTTGTCAAGATAAAAAAGTTCATTTGTGGAAAAAACGACCATAGCGTCGATCTTTTTATTTACGAAGTCGTCGATCTTAAAGCTCGGAGGTACATTGGTAAAGCTGCCAAGATTCATGCCGAAATCTTTGAACATCATCAAAAAAGCCGTACTTTTTATGGTGTTTTCTATCCCCATGATCTTTTTGCCTTTAAGATCGCTGGGAAGTTTTATGTTGCTTTGAGCGACAAGGACAAGCGGCGAGTGCTTAAAAAAATTTGCTACGAAGACTACGGGTTTTCCGTCGAGATAATCTACGATCAGATCGGAATAGGTTATGCCGTATGCGTTTTTGGTATCTAAAACGTCGTCTACCGGATGCATGCCGTTTTTAAACTCTTTAAAGCTTACGTCAAGACCTACCTCTTTGTAAAAACCCTTCTCCTCAGCAGCATAAAATCCGGCATACTCGAACTGATGTTTCCATTGCAGCTGGAGCGTTACGTTTTGCAGCTTATTATCCGCATAAAGAGACGAAAACACCAATAAAATATAAAATATAATAACTTTCAACATTTCAGGATTTTATCAAAAGATAGATTAATTTTTTCTGCTAGGCACTTATGTTACAATTGCGATAATTTTAATATAGGATTTTTAATGCAATTTTCTGCTCCGTTAAAAAGTAATTCAAAGCGTATCATGCTTCTTGGTTCGGGTGAGCTCGGCAAAGAGGTAGCCATAGAAGCGCAGCGCCTAGGGCTTGAAGTCATAGCAGTGGACAGATACCAAAACGCTCCTGCACATCACGTAGCCCATAGAAGCTATGTCGTAAATATGCAAGACCGCGAAGCAGTGCTTGAGATCATCAGACGTGAAAAACCGGACTATATTCTGCCCGAGATAGAGGCGATCAGTATAGAGGCTCTTTTTGATGCCGAGAAAGAGGGTTTTAACGTTATTCCCAATGCCGATGCGGTAAACAAAACGATGAACCGTAAGAACATCCGCCGTTTTGCTGCGGAAGAACTTGGTCTTAAAACAGGTCCTTACGAGTTCGTCAGCACGCTTGAAGGTCTGAAAGAAGCGGCACAAAGACTCGGATTTCCCTGTGTGGTAAAACCCGTTATGAGCAGCTCCGGTCACGGACAAAGCGTAGCAAGAAGTGCTGAAGACGTTGAGAAGTCCTGGGAGATGGCAAAGGAAGCCAGAGGCGATGCAAGCGAGCTTATCGTCGAAGCATTCGTCGATTTTGACTATGAGATAACGATGCTAACGGTCCGTAACGGCAAAGAAACGGTTTTTTGCGAACCTATAGGTCATGAGCAGCGTGACGGGGATTATGTCTTCTCATGGCAGCCGATGCGTATGAGTGACAAAGCAAAAGCAAATGCTCAGGAGATCGCAAAAAAGATAACCGACGGTTTGGGCGGGCGCGGGCTTTTCGGAGTAGAGATGTTCGTTAAAGGGGATGAGGTCTATTTCAGCGAAGTTAGTCCCCGCCCGCACGATACGGGGATGGTGACGCTCATCACGCAAAGCCAGAGCGAGTTTGCGCTTCACCTGCGCGCGGTTTTGGGCCTTCCTTTAGGCTTTACGTTTTACGGAGACGGAGCGTCTGCGGCCTTTAAATCACAAAAACATTCT is a genomic window containing:
- a CDS encoding helicase-related protein, whose translation is MAKKNKKSTKINIKIRNFFGGDPFDVGIERVGEKTLIELAHTIGLYDVEFTKKELLRALRQLWSTGDMTVREDILHFFIEDKILYPPLAPAEPSMEKEEKIESLLEEFKDITPEERVELFGIFLDVRTKKISYAKIESKLQHLRFEKKKQRLQKALEGTFDLEDRLEFNASVAITFKEQSFKKITVLKTAMIDIDELMQKDEESLIKKISSLKQRTADKKQKDVDEFVKNLKQPHPYLSDEQILNALKTANPTADLKLPPLNKNVLKAVLKANADVSDLYVSEADVVLITDAKFVFNELDKSIDYEVHTTIELQKILKNIWRGEKFSLDRLIKKARTEQEEDFRSEFNLLVEECQKASTLLLLPRAELLEMVYEHLFIYLDNTLSISPKTQRKIIYAFNKSIQEQLLKRQRQMLLARTIRDFKNLFPLARSMKRELILHIGPTNSGKTYEALKVLKNADTGYYLAPLRLLALEGYEDLNASGVDASLITGEEQLINEEATHISSTIEMLNFDVDVDVCVIDEVQMIDDRDRGWAWANAIIGAPAKKIIMTGSVNAKEAIIELAKYLGEKLTIVEFERKNPLKLLTTATAIADVRPATAIIAFSRKDVLRLKQNFSRNFKVSVVYGNLSPEVRREEARRFREKETDILIATDAIAMGMNLPIKTILFSKVVKFDGEKDRFLTPSEVHQIAGRAGRYGLNEIGYVGALKNDALHVIEKNMSKPAKEVDIPFKVMANLDHIRLVGSILEENSLAKILEFFVENMKFDGPFTAENIETMLEAAKIVDGYNLDIAEKYHLASAPLTLKSPYIMASFERYVHKLEQREPIYYLPPELKSEFASTMDELLEIEDRVKEITLYLWLSYRFEDFFVDADNARHFRGVLNRYIENSLKNSHFVPRCKLCTKPLPLNSNYGICQSCFRKNYKHKSSKR
- the rpsU gene encoding 30S ribosomal protein S21; this encodes MPGIVLRHDDNFDAAYRRFKKQTDRNLIVTEARARRFHETETEKRKKDKISARKKMLKRLYMMRRYESRL
- a CDS encoding DUF234 domain-containing protein, with translation MDVEYSAVLTGLAMGDGRIHSAFKRARISDENAGEIAKKLMDTRIVRLLRSRKQFTSWVNDERISDKLLFTTPFLRFWFAFVAPIFKGIKEGNYDEFNQRYENKIAELREAVFKELSFEVVKKSFADDAITEIASYWDRETEIDLFAKTVSKKVIVGSCRYTNAKLKKSEIAKLQELSKRARLKADVFVIVAKRGFSNELKSLKSENVRLFTLKNFKSLLL
- a CDS encoding diguanylate cyclase → MLKVIIFYILLVFSSLYADNKLQNVTLQLQWKHQFEYAGFYAAEEKGFYKEVGLDVSFKEFKNGMHPVDDVLDTKNAYGITYSDLIVDYLDGKPVVFVANFFKHSPLVLVAQSNIKLPSDLKGKKIMGIENTIKSTAFLMMFKDFGMNLGSFTNVPPSFKIDDFVNKKIDAMVVFSTNELFYLDKACVKYNVFNPSSYGTEFYDVNLFTSRDELINHPRRVENFKNASIRGWQYALTHKEEIIDLILKKYNTQHKSRAALEFEANQIQHAVLPSIFPIGSIDPVRVRMMAEDFKEMGLVSTETALDFSNFIYEDKHYASDLTKEEKSFLISKGPIKMCADPDWMPFEGIKDGRHIGIAADFFNLIRKKSDIKIELYPTKTWQQSVNAAKTRKCDIFSLASSTPSRLKYMQFTDPYIKLPLVLATKMDKPYTYNFYALKDKKIGVVGGYAIGEILRRKYPNMDIVDVKNIHDGLKKVERGELYGYVDNLMVLAYTIQHEFTGLLKISSRVNENVALAIGTRNDEPLLHTIFEKLVHTVSEKEKQEIYNQWVSVEETKEMNYGFIIKLLSVILIISLAFLYHYFRLKKYSAELKRLSVTDSLTGIYNRMKTDDILQYQYDLFSRYKTPCGVIMLDIDHFKEVNDTYGHQTGDYVLQQFAQILKNSIRSTDIAGRWGGEEFLIICPNTNIEQVENVANNIKDKIAAYHFANNVKHLTASFGVSCFGDRKNIDDVIKAADSALYTSKEKGRNQVTKAEI
- the purT gene encoding formate-dependent phosphoribosylglycinamide formyltransferase; translation: MQFSAPLKSNSKRIMLLGSGELGKEVAIEAQRLGLEVIAVDRYQNAPAHHVAHRSYVVNMQDREAVLEIIRREKPDYILPEIEAISIEALFDAEKEGFNVIPNADAVNKTMNRKNIRRFAAEELGLKTGPYEFVSTLEGLKEAAQRLGFPCVVKPVMSSSGHGQSVARSAEDVEKSWEMAKEARGDASELIVEAFVDFDYEITMLTVRNGKETVFCEPIGHEQRDGDYVFSWQPMRMSDKAKANAQEIAKKITDGLGGRGLFGVEMFVKGDEVYFSEVSPRPHDTGMVTLITQSQSEFALHLRAVLGLPLGFTFYGDGASAAFKSQKHSYAPIVDADETLFSTNSFVRIFSKPESHKGRRMAVALVLDEVDAALAQARELITKIKDV